AGAAACGAACATCAAACCTCACTCAGAAGTGCACACACAGTCAGGCTTTGTGTGGTGCTAATTAACCCAACTGAGACATTACCTTTTCTTCACTAAGCACCTTATGACACACAGGGCATCGTGAATGGAGCGCTCGGCTTCTTCCAGGACGAGTTTGTTGGATCCACGGACCACGATGCTCACAGTTTTCCCAGGGTTTGTGCAGCCTGTAATCTAAAACATAAAACCAAATACTGACACTGGGGAACAAATGAAAGTTTGGGACAAAAAGACACTGCCACTGGCACTTTGGAATTCTCTAACAGCCCTCATGCCTGGCCAAGCAAAACCACTGCACTGCCAGAGTCAGTGGCTACTCAGAGCTTAGAAATAGGTACTTAAATATAGTAAATTCCATAGTAAAAAACATCAAAGGTACCAGTTATTAAAATAAGAGACAGATATTGAGTAGGTATTAACATTGTTTCCCTCACCCACCTTTATTAGTTTCCCAGAACCGTTCAAGTTGACCTcctctgccagctcagcagagcccagcatGTCAGGGGTGAACTGGTCAATGTGAGCCACAGGCTTAGTTCCAATTGTctgaaaaaataatgggaaaagaaattaatccaGAGGCTGACTGCAGAGTCAGCAAGTACACTGCATGTTGTTCTTTTGCAAGAGACAGTAAAATGCACAAGGGCCTGTAGCTTTTACATTTGTTCTGAATCTTTCTATAGAAGTATGactgctcagcagagcaggaatgttTTTTACGGAAATGTCTGCTCTTGCATTATAGTCAAAACATGAAACCTGTGAAAATGTCACAATAAACTGGCCCTGGCTGGACAGATAGTTTTGGGGTAGATTTTAAGCACTGCTGCTCATTTATATGACCCACCTTACCTTACATATAAACTCAATGTCCTCTCTTTCAATGTCTTTAACCACCATGATCTTAACTTTGTTCAGAAAATGGAGGGCCAGGTCACTGAGAGCATCCCTGAAAATGAAAGGGAAGGAGTCAGGTCCCAGTGCTCACATTCTTCAGAGTACAAAGTAAGGATGTCATCAAACCCAAAATACAGCCAGTGCTGGTGCTTTCCAAAGCTACTGTTACTCTGCCAAGCATGACTGTGTTTGGCTGCAGTTTTCCAAACAATTGCAACTGTGTCCCCGAGGACCCGCAGAGAGCCGGTGCCTGGGTATCAACGTACCGCAGGATGGACTTCTGAATGAGCAGCACATTGCACCCAGCCTTCTTGATCTGCTTCACCAGGTTCAGGATGTAGGCTCTCTCCTCACGCAGCACTCTGTCCATTTGAGCATAATCAGAAACAACAATCTGGTTGTCCATCTATTTCAAATAAAGAAGAGAAAGGCAAGTGTCAAAATGTGCCATGTTCTTCAACGTACGATGCTGTCATTCTAAACAAAGAAGCTTCACAGCAAAATGCTGTTAGAGACACTTCAGGTAACACTGAATTaaacataaacatttttaaacataatttataatttaaacaattctttttaaacaaactatttttttaGGACCCAGCAGCCCTTTGCTCTAGCTGTGGCACAGAGTTGACCCCACAGTATCTTACAAAAAACATCTTTTACTCCATTTGCTTGTCCCATGTCCTAGAGCATGAGGCTTTGCTCAAGCCACAGTCTGACTTACATCTGTCTTTGGAGCAGACAAGCAGAACTGAATGAGGCCAATTTTGGCTTTTTCTACTCTGGTTACGCCGGTATTTGCCACCTTCTGAGTCAGGACGAGTCCCTCAACCAGTTCACAATCATCAATTGTGCCTCTGGAAACAAACACAACCCATTACTGGAGCACTCTGGGAAACTGAGTTCACACAGACAAAATCTTTCTAATTACAAATTGTTCCTTACCCCAACTTCTTAACAATTTTAATATCTCTGAGGTCCACACTATTGGCTGTGGTTGGGTCAATCACCTTCATCACTGCATCCACGCTCATTGGAGAAAGTAAACTGGAATACTGACACACAACCTAAGGGAATGAACAGTAAAGAAAACATGGTGAGAGACCTCACACTGATGAACAGCAGTTTCACAACAATCTTGTCattgtgtttcagtgtttgaCATCAGAACCTTGAAGCAAAGATGTCTTAACAAGGCATCTTCTTAATGGCTGCTCCAGGGCAAGGACAGAGCAGTGATGCTGGGGGGAAAACCCAcactcagaaataaaaaggaaatggaaCTGCTCCTTCTTAGACTTGACAAGCTGAAaggcctggctgggctggagctgccagtgCAAGTGCAGCTGTACCTTGGAGTTAAGGGAAGTTGTTGCACTGTTCAGCAGAGTCTCCCTGTCACTGAGCTCCACGGGCTGGGCCATGTTGGTCAGCACCTCGATACCTTTATCCAGAGCCTTCTGGAATGACTCTGAAATGATGGTGGGGTGAATTCCTGTGCAGAGCATAAAAAAATGCCTGTTAGACAAGTCATGCTTGCAAACAtacttattttgttttttcttcaccagctctttccattttaaaactCCAGGTACTCAGGTCAGAGTAAATTTAAGGCATTTCAGCAGAATGTTCTTCACTGATGTATGACCTCCCTTCTTATTTTCTGCTATTAAAACCGAGGGAAAAAGCTGTAACATTCCAAGGGATTTGTCCTCACAGACAAGACCTGCACATCTCCCTACAATCCCTGAAACTCTTTCTCCAAGTTCTCTTGGCATTCCTAAAGCTGCTGATGCCCAGGAGGAGGCTGACCCTAATTCAATTTCAGATTTCCAAAAACTGTTTTCTCACAGTCCTGTATGAAACTCCCCAATTTCCCTGGAGTGTGGGATACACCCTTTATCCTTCCAAATGATTACAGCTACTTTAAGCTTCATCCCACACATGGCAAGAGGACAAAAAGCCTTCAGTACCTACAGTGTTAAATGAATGTTAAATGAATAGATTTACCTTTCTGAAGGAGTCTGGAACAGGCATCCAAAAGAGCTCCAGCGATGACAACGACAGAGGTTGTGCCATCACCAGCTTCAATATCTTGTGCTTTTGACAGCTCTACTAACTAAAAGATAAattattacagaaaataaatacatagaGTGCTGTTAACCCACACCCAGACACTTCTTTGGCCAGAGCACAGCTATGGTACAACAAGTCACTTCCAGAAGCAAAGCTTTCTTTCCTGTATTTAAAACTGAACACGCCTATCTAACAGGTTTACCTCTTCCTTCCCTGGAGGAGGGTCACAGGAAGCTCATTTCCATCTCTGATCACAACCAAATCCAAGAACATTGAACATCTCAAAGGACCAGCTATCCTCAGACCACCTGGCCATATCTTCACTCACTCCCTTCTCTCCTAATGGTTTGGGGCATGAGTTTTTCCTGCTTAAATGACAGAATGGAGGTTTGCCCTACATTTTCTTATGTCTTAAAACATGTCCAGAGAGATTGTGCATAAGGAACACTGGGCAATAAATAAAGGTTTGTAACTTTTAAGCACGTgccacaataaaaataaatgtttctggAGCACAATGAACAAAATTTCCTGCTCTGCCACTATGCTGGGTAATGCTCCTCAAATCCagacaaaaatggaaaagaaaccaCTCACCATTTTGGCTGCAGGGTGCAGAACCTGCATTTGTTTCAGGATAGTGGCACCATCGTTAGTGATTGTCACATCTCCCTTAGCATCCTGAATCTGGGAATAAAGGGCAGGAAAACAGTTCCAATCAGCAGCTGCAAATCATTCATTTGTGCCtcacaatatttttaaacataattttcaaAACCAAGATGTCCATTTAGTTCCCACTTTCCCTTAAATACATGAAGCATGGGAAAGAACTAAGGCAAAAAGTGGCATCCTCTATGAGACACGTTGAATGTACAGCATTTCCAGTAAGCTTAATACTTTGAGAATTTAAACCACAAAGTTTACCATTTTATCCATTCCCTTTGGTCCAAGGCTGGTTCTAATGGCATCAGCAACAgctgggaagagaagaaaacatttgcaaGCTGATCTAAAGAACTACAAACACTCCAGCATTTAAACGtgttttctaaaaagaaaattcctccCACTTTTCAGCAAATCTCAGACAGATTAAAGGATCCCAAATAGTGGAATGATGTAAAATCAGGCCTGATTTCCacagttctttatttttttaagcaatcaGCCTCTGAGCACTTGATTGCAGCCATTTTAAATCTGGGGAATCACAAAGGAACAGAACACAGCTCGCAGTGCGGCCGGGGCTCCTGTCAGTGACAGCATCGCATTCCCTACAGGCGCCGGCCCATCCcgggcagctcccagccaccAAACCCCCGGAATTCCTGCTCGTATCCCTGAGGCACGGCCCGCCCGGGGCCGAGCACCGGGGCATCCATCGCCCCCCGCCCCAACCGCGGCCCacgcggggcccggcccggctccccCCGCGGTCGCCGCACCTTTGCCGGCGGCGATGTTGCTGAAGCGGATCTGGGAGGGTTTGTCGCGGTCCTGGTAGGCGCCCTTGGCCctgccgccggccccgccggggGCTCTGCCGGGCGCGCTCTCGGGCATGGCCGGGACAGACCGGGATGGGCCCGGGATGCTTCCAGAACGGGGCCTTCCGGCCTCGCGTCACGCCGGGCTGCCCGACCCGCGCCTGCGCGCTGCTCAACCGACCAGCGGAACGCCCCCTTCCAGCTGCCTGCCGGCGAATGGCGAGGACGCCTATAAAAGAGCCGCGCGCTCGCTTGGGGGCTTCGGGGAGGTTTTCCCGCCtagcggggccgggcttgtctCGCGCTGCGCTCGTGGCCGCTGGGGGGCGCCAGGGCGCGGCCGCGGGTTCGCGCCCTGAGTGAGAGATGGTGCGGGATGGGGCTCACAGACCCCGGGATTCCACCCTCAGCTCCCGGGATTCCGCCCTCAGCCCTGAGGGAGAGATGGTGCGGGATGGGGCTCACAGACCCCGGGATTCCACCCTCAGCCCTGAGGGAGAGATGGTGCGGGATGGGGCTCACAGACCCCGGGATTCCACCCTCAGCTCCCGGGATTCCGCACTCAGCCCTGAGGGAGAGATGGTGCGGGATGGGGCTCACAGACCCCGGGATTCCGCCTTCAGCCCTGAGGGAGGGATGGTGCCGGATGGGGGTCACGGACCCCGGGATTCCACCCTCAGCTCCCGGGATTCCGCCCTCAGCCCTGAGGGAGAGATGGTGCGGGATGGGGGTCAGAGATCCCGGGATTCCACCCTCAGCCCTGAGGGAGGGGTGGTGCGGGATGGGGGTCACAGACCCCGGGATTCCACCCTCAGCTCCCGGGATTCCGCCCTCAGCCCTGAGGGAGGGGTGGTGCGGGATGGGGCTCACAGACCCCGGGATTGCGCCCTCAGTCCTGAGGGAGAGATGGTGCGGGATGGGGGTCACAGCCCCAGGGATTCCACCCTCAGCTCCCGGGATTCCGCCCTCAGTCCTGAGGGAGAGAGGAACTGAGGGAGGGGTGGTGCGGGATGGGGCTCACAGCCCCCGGAATTCCACCCTCAGCCGTGAGGGAGCCGGGAACTGAGGGAGGGATGGTTTGACTCAACGCCAGGCGGCCCCGGCGTTTCATTTTTATAAATCTCGGTGTGTCACCTTGTAGCTTTTCCCTGCTAAGTCCAGGACCTGCTGTGCCATCCCACCTGTCCTGGGTAGGTTTTGAACACCAGTTTTTTTCAGAACCCTTTGCCAAAAAGGGGTTTAAACAGCACCTTTGTCACAGGTGAACTTAGACAAGAGTGAATTacaggaaaagaacaaataCAAGGTAAATTTTTTGTAACAGCCTGAATTTGCCATGTGTCTGAGAGGCTCAGCTTGTATCTCCACTGTAGAGCTGTAGGCTTTACCATCACTAAAAATAAGGCTAGAGTTGAAAAATAGCTTATACCTATTGGGTTGAGCTTAACTACTGTGTTTCTATAAGAagctcttgtttttttcttttttattttacatttctgaaTAGCTGTTTAAGTTATTTTCTTCACCCTAAACAGAGTACAAATGTAATACAGTTCAGATGCAAAGCATAAACTTGAATCCACAAAGtgaattaattttgtattgTGTTCACGGTAAAACACAGCAGCTCAAAAAAATCTCTGACTGAAAGGAAAGTGCCCACATAGTACCTAAACCCTATAACTTTGATGGCATATCTTTGGCTGGGTATGAAAAGTCGGGGTTTCAAGTGCTCCTATGTAAAGAAAATTATCCAAGAAATGTTCCCTTTCACCAGCAAAGTGTAAAAAACAGGCAGAGAATGGGACCTCTCAAGgctcttttccattttcaagTTCCTGTAGCTGTACCAGGAGCTCATTGCAAGTGAAACACATCCTCGTGGTGAGCAGTGTTCCAGTGCCAGCAACAGCTTTGTATGGTCAGACATCAAAATTCAGCATTTGGACAGTtgtcaaaacaaataaataggGAAAACATGACTCTATCAGTCATGTTTTAACATCTTTCAACCATTTTTAGCAgttgcttttgattttttttttttttgctggattTATTCACCTTTAAAACAGCTGAGAAGAGGATTTGGAAATGGACGATCTTTGGCTTTTTATATTCCATTTTTAGCAGGCAGAGAGGAAACCAATTTTTGTATAAAGGCAGAGAAATGCACACCATGGTCATATACAGGGAAAAGGTCTACCTAGTAATAGTCTGGATATGTCTGGATTTATATCACCTCTAAAATGATCCAAACACACCCTAAATGGCAAAAAATCACTGTGAACTCTGACCCTGCTCTTAAATTCCACCAGGCAAGGATGACAGCAGTACCAAATCCTGGATATTTAGCACTAATGCAATGTTATAGCTGGAATCAATAAAGACCTAAGCTTTTAAAGAAGCTGTTGGGGAAGATTTAGGTTGTGGTTGGCCACCTCCTTGTTCCCTCAGGTTAGGGATCATTTCGAGTTTGTTGTGGTATCCCAGGAAGTTCCTGGTTTCTCCTGGGTGTGCATAATCAGTGGCACAGGTAAATCCGAGGATATTGTGTAAATTTGGGTGGTGGCAGATGTCATTTCTCTGGTGCTGAGCTGGgctttgggtttggttttgccACAGCATGCCACAAAGGACCTgagaggaaaacacagagaGACTGTGTGCTGTTACCAGCAGTTGTGCTGCTCAGAggtgccccagggctgggagcaagaattttccaggattttgaagaaaataaaggttAGAGCTGGTGCTGTCCCAGCCACCCAGCTACACAGGACTCTGTGCTTGGCAAAAGCAGCTCCTCCAGTGCTGAGAATCATTGGAGTCAGTTCGTGCCGTTGCTGGGTGGAGCCTGCATTCTGAGTTGGTGGGTAGTGAGCTGCTGAGCTAAGTTTAGAGCTGCTGTGGTCAGTGGGTTCCTTGCTAACAATTTTGGTCTGGCATGATTCCTTCCCTGAAGGGTTTTGTCAGCCCTCAAGGATGTCCTGGATTTGAGATGCGTTGTCTGGCTAACTTAGGGGGGTTTTGTTATCCACTTTTGTTATCCTGCCACTCTCATCTGCCTTGTTCTGTGTCCAGTATGAGCTCCCTGGCCATGGCTTGGTTTCATCTGAGGCCCTTGCAGGTGTGAAGGTGGCATCAGATGGGGACTGACCCAGAGCAGGCTCTGTGGTTTAGGACTTGTCATGTCAGGATGGAGGCTGAACTTCCAGCCAGGGCTGAAACCCAAGGACCAAATGTGTCATTAGGTCACGTTGAAAGCCAGCACTCCCTGAAGCCTTTTGGATTTGTCTTAAGAGCCAAGTTTAGACTTGGAGTTGCCTGCACTTTATATTGTTATATATCCTTACCCTCTTATCATAATTTCTGGCTGTTCTGACCCTTTCCAGCATCTCCAAGAAGCAAGGAGACAATAACAAGTCCCACAATAAACATCCCCATGCAAGATCCTGGAGTTGTAACGGAGTTCTTTAGCTTagtttcttgaaaaaaaaatggtttgtaTGCTTTGTCCTTCAAATAGAACTTGAACCTAATTTTGACTAAATGTGGTAGAAACCCTGCATTTTCTGGCTTTGTGTGACTaggcagctgcaggaagaaGTGAGATTTTTAGTTAGAGCTGCACTGAGGACATAGCTCAGTGCTTTGGGGGTGTTTGTTGCTGGCACAATTGTTCCTGAAGTGGAGGATAATCTTCCAGGGGgtcttttttgcttttccctggAGATGACTCACCAAGAATCCTCgaggcagcagtgatggcagCAGAAGGGATGAATGCCACAAATAGGGTGACATCATTTCACCCCATGGCCTTAGTTAAGTTATTAAGTACCATTCCTTAATCATGCTCTGATAAGAGTGAGTGGCTTCTAAACATTTAATAAATGCAATACTCAAGTCTTCCCAGCATGAAGTTTTTGCATGAGTAAATTTTAGTTTTTCAGAGAAGAAGAAAGTCTCTACCTagagaatatatttttcttctatctgGAGTTTCATGCCAGAAGTTTTGGCTCGTGGTGcctgaggctgagccctgcaggagctgccagccctgcctgcatgGAATGGCTGCATGGCTGCTTCCACCTCCTGGAGCGGACACTGAATGAGGGATTCTGCTTTTTATGGATTTTCTTGGGATTCTTTTACTTGatttcttctgattttctttgtttcattccTGCTCTGGACTAGTATAGCAGAGTTTTTGTCCCTTTCATCCTCCTCCATTACTTGTTAATATTTTCTGAGGGGTTTTTCTCCCTTATGTTCCTTGAAAAAATCCAATTTGACATCCATAGATGGAAAGGTTGCTCACACGTCCTTTTCAGCAAAGGATCTAGGAAAAATGAGGACACATTTTGTGGGAGGAAATGCATGCAGTGCCATACAAGTATTACCTTATTACTTGTACTTGTAGGTAATGTCACCCAGCACAGAAGGGtgagggctctgcagcagcacaacatACAGGGCTGGCCTCTGGtttgggagggaaggaaaacactTTATCCATAGTGATTTTGTTCTGCTAAGATATCAGTGTAAGCATTGctatttaattttctctaaGTGCAATGAATGCCATCTGATCTCTGCTTCTAAATctacaaattttttttaaaaaaataatcttactTTACTACGCTTGTGGACTGACTTTCCAGTTTTTCCAGGCACTAATTCCCTCCTTGctcttaccaaaaaaaaaattaaatttttccttttcagtgtcAAGTTGGCAGAAAAGTTCCTGGTCATAAGGCTACAAAAGGAATTAGAGGCAGGGACGGAAGAGCTGCTGAATGAGTTTGTGGGACTGGGACTGTTGCTGCTGTTAATTCTCAGCACTTTTCCCTTCACACACAGGAGGAGGTGAGGACACACAGGAGCACACTGGTAGTGTTAGTCAGTGACCCTTGGTCTGCAGGATGCAGGTGGAAGCTGTCTGGTGAAAGAATGAGTATTTCTCTGTGGGAATACCTGGGGAGATGATTCCCCCCTCTCCCTCTAGATGCCAGCAGAGCACTAGCCTTGCTGTGAGGCGTTGCCTCCTGGATGTATTTCAGAAGAGTGTTAATTTGTAATGCTGCTTGATCACTTTTTAGAGAGGTTGGGATTAACGGATTGTCCTGTTCAGAACAAACTTTGCATCCTTTGGAGAGCTGATGAAAAGAAGAAGCACCTGGAGtttaaacatgtttttatgAATATCTGTTTCTGCAAATACAAAACATGTTCTCACCTGTGATACATCTCTCTCTATTTCACAGGTAAAGAACGAATCACAGGCTTCTTGGCAAGCACCATCCTGAGCCCTCAGAGGCATCCTCGTTTGTATCTCCACATAAAGGTGTTGTTCCAGAGATCCCTGTGGAGGAGTATGGCTGTTCCAGGGCAGTGCTTGCTGAGGGAGCATCGTGGTTGAACTTGTGCATCCTTCCATGAAGAGGCTGATGGAGCCTGGGATGTGGTGTGAGCTCCCTGCCTTGGGCTGTGTCATCTCCCAGCTGGCCCATTTAGCGTCTGTCACCCTTCTGGCCTGTGTGACTGGAAAGTGGGATCCCTTCTGGTGCTGAGATGGATCAGGCTGAATCACCTTGTCCTGCTCTCTGGGCTTTCCCACATGCTGGCTTACAGGCATGCCTGCTCTCAGGGACTGCTTCTCTAATGGCATTTCTTGCACCAAAAGCAAGgtgtccctccctgctcccgCACCG
This window of the Poecile atricapillus isolate bPoeAtr1 unplaced genomic scaffold, bPoeAtr1.hap1 scaffold_209, whole genome shotgun sequence genome carries:
- the LOC131574255 gene encoding T-complex protein 1 subunit delta, with translation MPESAPGRAPGGAGGRAKGAYQDRDKPSQIRFSNIAAGKAVADAIRTSLGPKGMDKMIQDAKGDVTITNDGATILKQMQVLHPAAKMLVELSKAQDIEAGDGTTSVVVIAGALLDACSRLLQKGIHPTIISESFQKALDKGIEVLTNMAQPVELSDRETLLNSATTSLNSKVVCQYSSLLSPMSVDAVMKVIDPTTANSVDLRDIKIVKKLGGTIDDCELVEGLVLTQKVANTGVTRVEKAKIGLIQFCLSAPKTDMDNQIVVSDYAQMDRVLREERAYILNLVKQIKKAGCNVLLIQKSILRDALSDLALHFLNKVKIMVVKDIEREDIEFICKTIGTKPVAHIDQFTPDMLGSAELAEEVNLNGSGKLIKITGCTNPGKTVSIVVRGSNKLVLEEAERSIHDALCVIRCLVKKRALIAGGGAPEIELALRLTEYARTLKGMESYCVRAYGDALEVIPSTLAENAGLNPISTVTELRNRHAQGEKTAGINVRKGGISNILEELVVQPLLVSLSALTLATETVRSILKIDDVVNTRG